The DNA segment GCTCAAAAAGCCAAAGAGCTTTATGAAATTTTGGTTGAGGGAGAATGTTTGCTTACTGACGTGCGTACAGCAGAAATGGCTAAGTTAACAGAAAATGCATTTCGGGATGTGAATATTGCTTTTGCCAACGAATTATCGTTGGTATGCGATAAGCTTAAGGTAAATGTATGGGAGTTAATTGAGCTTGCAAATAAACACCCAAGAGTAAATATTCTTCAACCAGGCCCTGGAGTTGGAGGGCATTGTATTGCCGTCGACCCTTGGTTTATAGTTAGCCAAGCTCCTGAGGAAGCACAACTAATTCGCACTGCACGTGGTGTTAATGATAGTAAGCCCCAATGGATTCAAAAGAAGATTGATAAGTCAGTTGATCGGATTCTCATGGAAAACCCAAATTGGACTTTCAAAGATGTAACAATCGCATGCTTTGGTCTGTCTTTCAAGCCAGATATTGACGATTTGCGTGAAAGCCCAGCACTTCAAATTGCAAATAATGTTTCGAATACTTATCCGGGGCGAGTACTTATAGTTGAACCAAATATCGAGCAGCTTCCAAAAGATAGTTTGCATGGTGCTAAATTAGTAAACGAACATGAGGCTCTCGATATGGCAGATATAATTGTTTTGTTAGTGGATCATAAACAATTTAAAAAAATTCCAACAAGAAGCATAGGTCAGCACTATTTAATTGATAGTCGAGGAATCTGGCAGAATTAACGTTTCAGAAACTTGCGGCGTTAATGGAGTTTATTGTATGAGCTATTTTAAGGAGATCGTGGTCGATAATTCTAAATATGGAATATTTTTGCCTAACAAAGATACCGATTATATTCAAAAAAAAATATTTACAGAAGGGCTTCCTTACGAACTTGAAATGTTAAGAGGTATGGCAAGTTACATGTCTCCAGGTGACCTGGTTTTGGACGTGGGGGCTAATGTAGGAAATCATACTCTTTATTTGGCAAAGATAGCGGGATGTCAGGTACTTTCTTTTGAGCCAAATGAGTCTCTGTGTAATGCTATAAATAATAGTCTTGTGTACAATAAGCTAAATTCTAAGGTCGTTGTCCACTGTGTTGGTGTGGGAAGTAAACCCGGAAAAGCACATTTTAAGCAGTTCGACGAAAATAATCTTGGTGGGCAATCATTAGTGATTGGAAATGAGCTGGAGGATAGTATCCAAGTTATTAGGCTTGATGGCCTTGATCTTGATCAGCACATCTCAGCAATCAAGGTCGATGTGGAGGGCATGGAGCTTGAGGTACTTGAGGGAGCTGTTGAAATTATCAAACGCGATCTTCCAAATTTATATATTGAGTGTCAAACAGAACAAAAATTTAACGAAATTCATACTTGGCTTTCTCAATATGGATATATCTATTGGCATACTTATAATGCAACGCCTACACATTTATTTTTAAAGGCAACAAGTGTGAATATAAAAGATATATCTGATCATTTGGTAAAAAATGTATCATACAGTGAATATTATCTAAAAAAGCAAATAAAAGATTTAAAATTTAGCCTTAACAAAGCTAATG comes from the Microbulbifer sp. MI-G genome and includes:
- the wecC gene encoding UDP-N-acetyl-D-mannosamine dehydrogenase codes for the protein MNISKNFKSMTVMGLGYIGLPTAAAFAARKLQVCGVDINEITVNTINQGQIHIVEPELDILVHSTVTEGYLKASLKPEPADVFIIAVPTPFKEKKQPDLSYIEAAANAIAPVLKKGDLIILESTSPVGATEHMAKGLQEFRKDLNIPMENQGKGEFDIYIAHCPERVLPGHVMRELVENDRIIGGMTTKCAQKAKELYEILVEGECLLTDVRTAEMAKLTENAFRDVNIAFANELSLVCDKLKVNVWELIELANKHPRVNILQPGPGVGGHCIAVDPWFIVSQAPEEAQLIRTARGVNDSKPQWIQKKIDKSVDRILMENPNWTFKDVTIACFGLSFKPDIDDLRESPALQIANNVSNTYPGRVLIVEPNIEQLPKDSLHGAKLVNEHEALDMADIIVLLVDHKQFKKIPTRSIGQHYLIDSRGIWQN